From the genome of Methanobrevibacter smithii ATCC 35061, one region includes:
- a CDS encoding Ig-like domain repeat protein, whose amino-acid sequence MDKKILLICLIAIVAFSISCVSAADSNEIVMNSSDAIGISEDISVDDVVFANQISSEDSQVVGDSPSGEVWVATTGSDDNDGSQASPVASVSKAVDLAQSGSTIHIKEGTYNQGKISLNKTLSFVGEGNVILSSNGANVFECLENDCTLEFTNLVFTGVSSASGSSCGLRVGGNGNLKVINCTFTDISAKFGAMQLYTTGVADIINSTIKDVTCGVTRGSIVYISGTGEYNFDNLSIINPKLSDSVTGAAVHLRNVFYLDNKDATVTLTNSRITGASGPMMSLIENKGTLTISNTVISNNVIGKTESGINGQYLLYLGYANFVTALNMTNCIIENNTFGNADTSALAYIFKNSIVNLTYSSIMNNGFSKNLNIASGVTPTVNLDYNWWGTNTYTGDNVNKWVVMSTPETTIDAESGKAIDVSVNFNHYTDASGSIQDLAQSISGINVDFSAVSGTLSKNNVASVDGIATVTYTTTTNDKITAKSGSQSLTIDVVAKQAAADIWVATTGSDDNDGSQANPVATIAKAIELAGDGYTIHIADGNYVNDKTLSISKSLTLEGSANTVIDGNASKIMEVTADATVVLTNLSFTNGNDALVGAISNEGKLTISNSNFYSNKATGNSGTIITNKNKLNINNSKFYQNSAGKGVVNNQNDTLLVIDNSEFYNNDMTSFSNSYGIVYTTSANATISNTVFRNNAVKYGGAIYATKSSDATIGIVNIINSTFESNSANTGQGGALFVSGGECIIKESMFINNKANPGKFTGGQGGAIYTSLNGNVSVTDSVFKNNQAKLGAALYLNGGSNSTISYSVLLDNVAEGDYAISNAESASGVATVNYNWWGTNSPKNLVPSTVTLNNWVIMSADPTTVTDAEIGDVKTISVNFNKYSSFDTINGLSKPLPAIDVEFSAVNGTLASNLVSTVNGVAAVSYTVNGNDQIAVKSGSQTLTIEVVAKLPVTDVWVSSTGSDANDGSQDSPVATIAKAIELVAEGYTIHVGEGTYIANSLTIAKSFAMIGSGKVIIDGNASKIMNINENTIVNFTNVAFTNALNNYGGVMQSKGTVNLNNVSIYKNTQKSGSTPTVSSIYNTGVMTIVNSNIYENDGYGLIFNSGNLDIINTSISSNNVGKGTTYAFLYIDGGAVNVINSTLSDNTARLGGIWLNKGTLNVNNATFENNVVTVGNGGAIHIESDSSTATIKDSKFIGNKANKDGGAIYNKGTLNIETSIFDANAASNGNTGYYGDDIYNSGILTLHYSALLGKGTNKLIYNEGREPSANAQYNWWGTNSNPSTLVGAGLDYYDEPCDDVDVSNWVVMSVDPTSIEKVIVGNEKILTVNFNHYNANGVIKELAKSIPSINVNFEAVNGTLSSDVAATDNGVASVTYTVKGNDQITVKSGSQTLTVPVTTKELTNIVTNETFFDYFGDDGMLLGDITFDTLIFKGEFSNLGVNVVYVPRAIVINGDNAVLRNIAIMCEQGTTLNNLTLNATDYVADTDGVLIYAIGSDVTVNNITIDYNATDGSNNAIAVYASGADNFKLVNSTITFTGNNVDGKVFAQGIKIAKSNNAVVDSNIITTSCPLVDVEYSHWGSIDTDLVFAIGVEKSENVKIINNIVDNSAWTKGNNANFPTFDAFIAHTANNLLIKNNTISHTDLITLKGNSSYIYALDFYESNSVIVEDNRVLLNTTGGKEGAGAAYAVQVTGPYNNFVVKGNNLTTVSNGPNLGVYSQNYYGATEITVENNWINVTGFAGPAEFALVSGMEFQDTVAKAYNNTIYVQNVNEYNDDNNIAGITYVQSTSGSHQFDIQNNTIYSEGKYAVLIKSAKDSQIIGNTLYAHELNGDDAAIFKSGTNNVVKNNYPMSTDIIIDVNNAWIGEEAVIGITLNSAATGTANIMVGGKTYTVNLTDGKATLKVSDLPAGENTVKVDYDGDGKFKSSTNSTTFKVFDGIVTNETFFDYFINGTLADYVPEGATLDFRGKFYSHDDVKFDLAINKPINMISTTGDAFIDLNTTAGSLLGENPGSCFTINNGGSGSNVSGIIFHNTQVWIYDAHNVVLNNISVIVENKRVGSGVGTTAIRHGSTNVTLKNSYIYTSNNGGSSSIVLTHVQNCTVENNTIVGEGNVGNLLYLNTFNDAGCDLSNDYNKIINNKITGPSPAAAFCYGIGINGNNNLIAGNVINYAGNGIVPAWGATPNNNTYCDNVLIGGASMSVAASSIAYNNTVSGTLTIGSGSVAYNNTAKAISVSSNSVVSNSSATAALTVQAGAKVANVTAASLSVSGKNAVIENVSISGVGTIKSSATNTTLINSTFGGMLTVQSAKNTIKYNNIVLATGDAAILATGGDNVITNNYLIAGDKLGDNAVNSTVETNIVKDNLPGGIVNVTITAKDVFEGTDVIIDVTVDSLSNLTEKFMLKINNKEYVLSFTDSKANVTISDLTAGKYDIAVTYGDETYTLINATSDVSVYGNVVTNETFFIYFDEDGLLREEVPFDELIFKGEFSDIVNLISITTPLKITSDNAVLRNIAFAVLSDNVVLNGLTLISNVSCADNGGALILVAGNNVNVSNMNISYIIKESVDAVAINANGVSNLNVVNSNIFFESCPKDDTLTACVINIDGVSNSFINGNNITAVLPYLFASNYDMKYFMMGVNTVNPIRMRECNNVTFSKNNVNTTANDGSASFPTLQCMFIVGSNDCVIDGNNFSMIDTLIPAGTSNYLYGINIGYNKNLMISNNDFKMSTAGGKDAAGTAYAIQGVECEVSMIGNNITSISNGPNLGIYFASMTGGTSELYIANNLINVTGLASASGSWALVSGIEVQNGNAKIYNNTIYTYNVGDYSPENYMYGISYAQYMYGDRSFDIRDNRIYVDGHYAVSFINVDGSNVTGNLLITRNLGGDAAVEIKAGKNNVVENNYPRSSDLIFNITSEEPGKILIDVTIDKKATGNIAVIVDGDKYDVAIVNGSAKLTLSDLPAGVYYIEAKYNGNSIVTESYNSTKFTIDLIDSSIAVEAKNIKCGEEAVITATVTNGATGTVTFFVNGKTYVVDITDSVATLKIADLTTGDCPVFAYYNGDKYYKTSYNSTTFNVAKLASTTTVNVSDIKVGEDAVISIAVPEITSGVVSVTVGDAIYNVAVVDGKGSLTLSGLASGSYDVVAKFNGDDKYLASEDSAKFNVTKLASTIDIAVDNIKVGEDAVISIAVPEITSGVVSVTVGDAIYNVAVVDGKGSLTLSGLASGSYDVVAKFNGDDKYLASEDSAKFNVTKLASTIDIAVDNIKVGENAVISVALPEDATGEVIISVNGKNYTVMTKYGMASVTISDLANGTYSVDVFYNGDDIYAPIKNSTAFTVSKVSDYNMTVDIADIVKGENATITVSVPEDGTGSVIVTINGTDYNGTVVNGTAKVIIPGLDEGSYKVVTFYTGDNKYDSMVVNGTITVNKNTRTTLIMDDVVKYFGGSQKLIAKLVDGFGNPIVNATVYFTINGRVYAKITDENGMASMGIGLVPNEYKVSAVFNGTDDYDMATADATVLVKSTILGNDTTLYFLNGTSYVAKFLDSDGNALANTTVKFNINGVFYTRVTDENGMASLNIRLDPNSYIITAYNPETGEQRANEVTVLPRIIAEDISMKYLDGSSFNATLVDGQGKAVTGVNITFNVNGVFYHKTTDANGVARLNIRLMPGDYIITSTYDKCWASNKITISA is encoded by the coding sequence ATGGATAAGAAAATTTTATTAATCTGTCTCATAGCTATTGTGGCATTTTCAATATCTTGTGTAAGTGCAGCAGATAGTAATGAGATAGTTATGAATTCATCTGATGCAATTGGTATTAGTGAAGACATATCTGTCGATGATGTTGTATTTGCTAATCAGATAAGTTCAGAGGATTCTCAGGTAGTTGGCGATTCTCCATCTGGTGAGGTGTGGGTAGCAACTACTGGTAGTGATGATAATGATGGTAGTCAAGCTAGTCCTGTAGCTAGTGTCAGCAAAGCTGTAGACTTAGCTCAAAGTGGATCTACTATTCATATTAAAGAAGGAACTTATAATCAGGGAAAAATAAGTCTTAATAAAACTTTATCTTTTGTTGGTGAAGGTAATGTTATATTAAGTAGTAATGGTGCAAATGTATTTGAATGTCTTGAAAATGACTGTACTTTAGAATTCACTAATCTTGTTTTCACAGGGGTTTCATCTGCTAGTGGTAGTTCCTGTGGTTTAAGAGTAGGTGGTAATGGAAATCTTAAAGTAATTAATTGTACTTTTACAGATATTAGTGCTAAATTTGGTGCAATGCAGTTATACACAACAGGTGTTGCAGATATTATTAATTCTACAATAAAAGATGTGACCTGTGGAGTAACTAGGGGATCTATTGTTTATATTTCAGGCACTGGTGAATATAATTTTGATAATTTGTCTATTATTAATCCTAAATTATCTGATTCTGTAACTGGTGCTGCGGTACATTTAAGAAATGTGTTTTATTTAGATAACAAAGATGCAACTGTAACTTTAACTAATTCTCGTATAACTGGAGCTAGTGGACCTATGATGTCTCTTATAGAAAATAAGGGTACTTTAACTATTTCCAATACTGTAATTTCCAATAATGTAATTGGAAAAACAGAAAGTGGAATTAATGGTCAATATTTGTTATATTTGGGCTATGCTAATTTTGTAACTGCATTAAATATGACTAACTGTATAATTGAAAACAATACTTTTGGTAATGCAGATACTAGTGCATTAGCTTATATTTTTAAAAATTCCATTGTTAATTTAACTTATTCTTCTATTATGAATAATGGATTCAGTAAAAATTTAAATATTGCATCTGGAGTTACTCCAACTGTTAATTTAGATTACAACTGGTGGGGAACTAATACTTATACTGGTGATAATGTAAATAAATGGGTAGTTATGAGTACTCCTGAAACTACTATTGATGCTGAAAGTGGTAAAGCTATTGATGTAAGTGTTAACTTTAATCATTATACTGATGCTTCTGGTAGTATTCAAGATTTAGCTCAGTCTATTTCTGGAATTAATGTTGACTTTAGTGCTGTTAGTGGTACTTTAAGTAAAAATAATGTAGCTAGTGTAGATGGTATAGCTACTGTAACATACACTACTACAACTAATGATAAAATCACTGCTAAATCAGGTAGTCAAAGTTTAACTATTGATGTTGTTGCAAAACAAGCAGCAGCTGATATTTGGGTAGCAACTACAGGTAGTGATGATAATGATGGTAGTCAAGCTAATCCTGTAGCTACTATTGCAAAAGCTATTGAACTTGCTGGAGATGGTTATACTATTCATATTGCTGATGGTAATTATGTAAATGATAAAACTTTAAGCATTTCTAAAAGTTTAACTTTAGAAGGTAGTGCTAATACAGTAATTGATGGTAATGCTTCAAAAATTATGGAAGTAACTGCTGATGCAACTGTTGTTTTAACTAATTTGTCTTTCACAAATGGTAATGATGCTCTTGTAGGTGCTATTTCAAATGAAGGTAAGTTAACCATTTCTAACTCTAACTTTTATTCAAATAAGGCCACTGGTAATTCTGGAACTATAATTACTAATAAAAATAAATTAAATATTAATAATTCTAAATTTTATCAAAATTCTGCAGGCAAAGGTGTTGTAAACAATCAAAATGATACATTATTAGTTATTGATAATTCTGAGTTTTATAATAATGATATGACTTCATTTTCTAATTCTTATGGTATAGTTTATACAACTTCAGCAAATGCAACTATCTCCAATACTGTATTTAGAAATAATGCTGTTAAATATGGTGGAGCTATTTATGCAACTAAATCATCTGATGCAACTATAGGTATTGTTAATATAATTAATTCTACATTTGAAAGTAATAGTGCAAATACTGGTCAGGGAGGAGCATTATTTGTTTCTGGTGGAGAATGTATTATAAAAGAATCTATGTTTATTAATAACAAAGCTAATCCTGGAAAATTCACTGGTGGTCAGGGAGGAGCAATATACACTTCATTAAACGGTAATGTCAGTGTTACAGATTCTGTTTTCAAAAACAATCAGGCTAAATTAGGTGCTGCATTATACTTAAATGGTGGCAGTAATTCAACCATTTCATATTCAGTTTTATTAGATAATGTTGCTGAAGGAGACTATGCAATATCTAATGCTGAATCTGCATCTGGTGTTGCTACAGTTAATTACAACTGGTGGGGAACTAATTCTCCTAAGAATTTAGTGCCTTCAACAGTAACATTAAACAATTGGGTAATCATGAGTGCAGATCCAACTACTGTAACAGATGCTGAAATAGGTGATGTAAAAACAATATCTGTTAATTTCAACAAATATTCAAGTTTTGATACTATAAATGGCTTGTCAAAACCTCTTCCTGCTATTGATGTAGAATTTAGTGCTGTTAATGGTACTTTAGCAAGTAATCTTGTTTCTACTGTTAATGGTGTTGCTGCTGTTTCATACACTGTAAATGGCAATGATCAGATTGCTGTTAAATCAGGTAGTCAAACTTTAACTATTGAAGTTGTTGCAAAACTTCCAGTAACTGATGTTTGGGTATCATCTACTGGTAGTGATGCAAATGATGGTAGTCAGGATAGTCCTGTAGCTACTATTGCAAAAGCAATTGAATTAGTTGCTGAAGGTTACACTATTCATGTAGGTGAAGGTACTTATATTGCTAATTCTTTAACAATAGCTAAATCATTTGCAATGATTGGTTCAGGAAAAGTTATCATTGATGGTAATGCTTCTAAAATCATGAATATAAATGAGAATACAATTGTTAACTTCACTAATGTTGCATTTACCAATGCATTAAATAATTATGGTGGAGTTATGCAAAGTAAAGGAACTGTAAACTTAAATAATGTAAGCATTTACAAAAACACTCAAAAATCAGGAAGTACTCCTACTGTAAGTTCAATATATAATACTGGTGTAATGACTATTGTTAATTCAAATATTTATGAAAATGACGGTTACGGATTAATATTTAATTCAGGTAATCTTGATATTATCAATACATCTATTTCCAGTAATAATGTTGGTAAAGGTACTACTTATGCATTTTTATATATTGATGGTGGTGCTGTAAATGTAATTAACTCTACACTATCTGATAATACTGCTAGATTAGGTGGTATTTGGCTTAATAAAGGAACTTTAAATGTTAATAATGCAACATTTGAAAATAATGTAGTTACTGTAGGAAATGGTGGAGCAATTCACATTGAATCTGATTCAAGTACTGCAACCATTAAAGATTCCAAATTCATTGGAAACAAAGCTAATAAAGATGGTGGAGCTATTTATAATAAAGGTACCTTAAATATTGAAACTTCCATTTTTGATGCTAATGCAGCTTCCAATGGAAATACTGGTTATTATGGTGATGATATTTACAATTCAGGTATTTTAACTTTACATTACTCTGCATTACTTGGAAAAGGAACTAATAAATTAATTTACAATGAAGGCCGTGAACCAAGTGCTAATGCTCAATATAACTGGTGGGGAACTAACAGCAATCCTTCAACTTTAGTTGGTGCTGGTTTAGATTATTATGATGAACCATGTGATGATGTTGATGTTTCTAACTGGGTTGTCATGAGTGTTGATCCAACAAGTATTGAAAAGGTCATAGTTGGAAATGAAAAAATTTTAACAGTTAACTTCAATCATTATAATGCAAATGGCGTAATTAAAGAATTAGCTAAATCTATTCCATCTATTAATGTTAATTTTGAAGCTGTTAATGGAACTTTATCCAGTGATGTTGCAGCTACTGATAATGGGGTAGCTAGTGTAACTTACACTGTAAAAGGTAATGATCAAATTACTGTTAAATCAGGCAGTCAAACTTTAACCGTTCCAGTTACCACTAAAGAATTAACCAATATTGTAACTAATGAAACATTCTTTGATTACTTTGGTGATGACGGAATGTTATTGGGAGATATTACTTTTGATACTTTGATATTCAAAGGTGAATTCTCTAATCTTGGTGTAAATGTTGTTTATGTTCCAAGAGCTATTGTTATTAATGGTGATAATGCAGTATTAAGAAATATTGCAATAATGTGTGAACAAGGAACTACTTTAAATAATTTAACTTTAAATGCTACTGATTATGTTGCTGATACTGATGGTGTACTTATATATGCTATCGGTAGTGATGTCACAGTGAATAATATTACTATTGATTATAATGCTACTGATGGTTCTAATAATGCAATTGCAGTTTATGCTAGTGGTGCAGATAACTTTAAATTAGTAAACAGTACAATTACTTTTACTGGAAACAATGTTGACGGTAAAGTATTTGCTCAGGGTATAAAAATAGCAAAAAGTAACAATGCTGTTGTTGATTCAAATATAATTACTACTTCATGTCCGTTAGTGGATGTTGAGTACAGCCATTGGGGAAGTATTGACACTGATTTGGTATTTGCAATTGGTGTGGAAAAATCAGAAAATGTTAAAATTATTAATAATATAGTGGATAATTCTGCTTGGACTAAAGGAAATAATGCTAATTTCCCTACTTTCGATGCATTTATTGCTCATACTGCTAATAATTTATTAATTAAAAACAATACTATTTCTCATACTGATTTAATAACTCTGAAAGGAAATTCAAGTTATATTTATGCACTTGATTTTTATGAATCCAACAGTGTAATTGTTGAAGATAATCGTGTATTACTTAATACTACTGGTGGTAAAGAGGGTGCCGGCGCTGCTTATGCTGTACAGGTTACAGGTCCTTATAATAATTTTGTAGTTAAAGGAAATAATTTAACCACAGTATCTAACGGTCCTAATTTAGGAGTGTACTCACAAAATTATTATGGTGCTACTGAAATTACTGTTGAGAATAATTGGATTAATGTAACTGGTTTTGCTGGACCTGCCGAATTTGCTTTGGTTTCAGGTATGGAATTCCAGGATACTGTAGCTAAAGCATATAATAACACTATCTATGTTCAAAATGTAAACGAATATAATGATGACAATAATATTGCAGGAATTACTTATGTACAATCAACCAGCGGAAGCCACCAATTTGATATTCAGAATAATACCATTTATTCTGAAGGAAAATATGCAGTATTAATTAAATCTGCTAAAGATTCACAAATAATTGGAAACACATTGTATGCACATGAGTTAAACGGTGATGATGCAGCAATATTTAAATCAGGAACTAATAATGTAGTTAAAAATAATTATCCTATGTCTACCGATATTATAATTGATGTAAATAATGCATGGATTGGTGAAGAAGCAGTTATTGGCATAACTCTTAATTCTGCTGCAACTGGTACTGCAAACATCATGGTTGGTGGTAAAACTTACACTGTTAATTTAACTGATGGTAAAGCTACTTTAAAAGTATCTGATTTGCCTGCTGGTGAAAATACTGTTAAAGTGGATTATGATGGTGATGGCAAATTTAAATCTTCAACCAACAGCACAACATTTAAAGTATTTGATGGTATTGTAACTAATGAAACATTCTTTGATTACTTTATTAACGGTACTTTAGCAGATTATGTTCCTGAAGGTGCAACTTTAGACTTCAGAGGTAAATTCTATAGTCATGATGATGTTAAATTTGATTTAGCTATTAATAAACCAATTAATATGATTTCAACTACTGGTGATGCATTTATTGATTTAAACACTACTGCAGGTAGTTTACTTGGAGAAAATCCAGGTTCATGCTTTACAATCAATAATGGAGGTTCCGGATCCAATGTGTCTGGTATTATATTCCATAACACTCAGGTTTGGATTTATGATGCTCATAATGTAGTTTTAAATAATATTAGTGTAATTGTTGAAAATAAAAGAGTTGGTTCTGGTGTTGGAACTACTGCTATACGTCACGGATCTACTAATGTAACTCTTAAGAACAGCTACATTTACACCAGCAATAATGGTGGGTCAAGCAGTATTGTTTTAACTCACGTTCAAAATTGTACTGTTGAAAATAACACTATTGTCGGTGAAGGTAATGTAGGTAATTTACTTTACTTGAATACCTTTAACGATGCAGGCTGTGATTTAAGTAATGATTACAATAAAATCATCAATAATAAAATAACAGGTCCAAGTCCTGCTGCGGCATTTTGTTACGGTATTGGAATTAACGGTAATAATAATTTAATTGCAGGAAATGTAATTAATTATGCTGGTAATGGTATTGTTCCTGCATGGGGTGCTACTCCTAACAACAACACTTACTGTGACAATGTTTTAATTGGAGGAGCTAGTATGAGTGTTGCAGCTAGTTCTATTGCTTACAACAACACTGTTTCAGGTACTTTAACTATCGGATCAGGTTCAGTTGCTTACAATAACACTGCAAAAGCTATATCTGTCAGTTCTAATTCTGTTGTATCTAATAGTAGTGCAACTGCAGCTTTAACAGTTCAGGCAGGAGCTAAAGTAGCTAATGTAACTGCTGCTTCTTTATCTGTAAGCGGTAAAAATGCAGTTATTGAAAATGTATCTATTAGTGGTGTTGGAACTATTAAATCCAGTGCAACTAACACTACATTAATTAACTCCACATTTGGAGGTATGCTTACTGTTCAAAGTGCTAAAAACACAATTAAATATAATAATATTGTACTTGCTACTGGTGATGCAGCAATTCTTGCAACTGGTGGAGATAATGTAATTACCAATAACTATTTAATTGCTGGAGATAAATTAGGTGATAATGCAGTTAATTCTACTGTTGAAACAAACATTGTAAAAGACAACCTTCCTGGAGGAATTGTCAATGTTACAATTACTGCAAAAGATGTATTTGAAGGCACTGATGTAATAATTGATGTGACTGTTGATTCATTATCTAATTTAACTGAAAAATTCATGCTTAAAATCAATAATAAAGAATATGTTCTTTCATTTACTGATTCAAAAGCTAATGTAACTATTTCTGATTTGACTGCAGGTAAATATGATATTGCTGTAACTTATGGTGATGAAACATACACTTTAATTAATGCTACTTCTGATGTTTCAGTTTACGGAAATGTTGTAACTAATGAAACATTCTTTATCTACTTTGATGAAGACGGATTATTAAGAGAAGAAGTTCCTTTCGATGAATTAATATTTAAAGGAGAATTCTCAGATATTGTAAATCTTATTTCTATTACAACTCCTCTTAAAATAACCAGCGATAATGCAGTATTAAGAAACATAGCATTTGCTGTGCTTTCAGATAATGTAGTATTAAACGGATTAACTTTAATCTCTAATGTTTCATGTGCTGATAATGGTGGAGCTCTCATATTGGTAGCTGGAAATAATGTAAATGTTTCTAATATGAACATTAGCTATATTATTAAAGAAAGTGTAGATGCTGTTGCAATTAATGCAAATGGTGTTTCAAACTTAAATGTTGTTAACAGCAATATTTTCTTTGAATCATGTCCTAAAGATGATACATTAACTGCATGCGTTATTAATATAGATGGTGTTTCTAATTCATTCATTAATGGAAATAATATTACTGCTGTTTTACCTTACCTATTTGCATCTAATTATGATATGAAATACTTCATGATGGGTGTAAACACTGTAAATCCAATTAGGATGAGGGAATGTAATAATGTAACATTTTCCAAAAACAATGTAAACACTACTGCAAATGATGGAAGTGCCAGCTTCCCTACTTTACAATGTATGTTTATTGTCGGATCTAATGACTGTGTAATTGATGGAAATAATTTCTCAATGATTGATACACTTATTCCTGCTGGTACAAGCAATTACCTCTATGGAATTAACATTGGATACAATAAAAACTTAATGATTTCCAATAATGACTTTAAAATGTCTACTGCTGGTGGTAAAGATGCTGCAGGTACTGCATATGCAATACAAGGCGTAGAATGTGAAGTATCTATGATTGGAAACAACATTACAAGTATAAGTAACGGTCCAAACTTAGGTATTTACTTTGCAAGTATGACTGGCGGAACATCTGAACTTTACATTGCAAATAACTTAATTAATGTAACAGGTTTAGCTTCTGCTAGTGGTAGCTGGGCTTTAGTTTCAGGTATTGAAGTGCAAAACGGTAATGCAAAAATATACAACAACACAATCTACACTTACAACGTGGGCGATTATAGTCCTGAAAATTATATGTATGGTATCAGCTATGCTCAATACATGTACGGAGACCGTTCATTTGATATACGTGACAACAGAATATACGTTGACGGCCATTATGCAGTTTCATTTATTAATGTAGACGGATCTAATGTAACTGGCAACTTATTGATTACTCGTAATCTGGGTGGAGATGCTGCTGTTGAAATTAAAGCAGGTAAAAACAATGTAGTTGAAAACAACTATCCTAGAAGTTCTGATTTAATATTCAACATTACTTCTGAAGAACCTGGAAAAATTTTAATTGATGTGACTATTGATAAAAAAGCTACTGGAAACATTGCTGTTATTGTAGACGGTGACAAATATGATGTAGCTATTGTTAATGGTTCTGCTAAATTAACTTTAAGTGATTTGCCTGCTGGAGTATATTATATTGAAGCTAAATATAATGGAAATTCCATTGTAACTGAAAGTTATAATTCCACTAAATTCACTATTGATTTAATTGATTCTTCAATTGCTGTTGAAGCTAAAAACATTAAATGCGGTGAAGAAGCAGTAATTACTGCAACTGTTACTAATGGTGCAACAGGAACTGTTACATTCTTCGTAAATGGTAAAACCTATGTTGTAGATATTACAGATAGTGTAGCTACTTTAAAAATAGCTGATTTAACTACTGGTGATTGTCCTGTATTTGCTTACTATAATGGTGATAAATACTATAAAACTTCATACAATTCAACAACATTCAATGTAGCTAAATTAGCTTCTACAACTACTGTCAATGTTAGTGATATTAAAGTTGGTGAGGATGCTGTTATTAGTATTGCTGTTCCTGAAATAACTTCTGGAGTAGTTAGTGTTACTGTTGGTGATGCAATTTATAATGTTGCTGTTGTTGATGGTAAAGGATCTTTAACTTTATCTGGTTTGGCTAGTGGTTCTTATGATGTTGTTGCTAAATTTAATGGTGATGACAAATATTTAGCTAGTGAAGATAGTGCTAAATTCAATGTAACTAAATTAGCTTCTACAATTGATATTGCTGTTGATAATATTAAAGTTGGTGAGGATGCTGTTATTAGTATTGCTGTTCCTGAAATAACTTCTGGAGTAGTTAGTGTTACTGTTGGTGATGCAATTTATAATGTTGCTGTTGTTGATGGTAAAGGATCTTTAACTTTATCTGGTTTGGCTAGTGGTTCTTATGATGTTGTTGCTAAATTTAATGGTGATGACAAATATTTAGCTAGTGAAGATAGTGCTAAATTCAATGTAACTAAATTAGCTTCTACAATTGATATTGCTGTTGATAATATTAAAGTTGGTGAAAATGCTGTAATTAGTGTTGCATTGCCTGAAGATGCAACTGGTGAGGTAATTATAAGTGTTAATGGTAAAAATTACACTGTTATGACTAAATATGGAATGGCTAGTGTAACTATTTCTGATTTGGCTAATGGTACTTACAGTGTAGATGTGTTCTATAATGGTGATGACATTTATGCACCTATTAAAAACTCTACTGCTTTTACTGTTTCCAAAGTGTCTGATTATAATATGACTGTTGATATTGCAGATATTGTTAAAGGTGAAAATGCTACAATAACTGTTAGTGTTCCTGAAGACGGAACCGGAAGTGTAATTGTAACAATAAACGGAACAGATTATAACGGAACAGTTGTTAACGGTACTGCTAAAGTTATCATTCCTGGTTTGGATGAAGGAAGCTACAAAGTTGTAACATTCTACACTGGAGATAACAAATATGATTCCATGGTTGTTAACGGAACTATAACAGTTAATAAAAACACCAGAACCACTTTAATAATGGATGATGTTGTTAAATACTTCGGAGGTTCTCAAAAACTTATTGCTAAACTTGTTGACGGATTTGGAAATCCAATAGTTAATGCAACTGTTTACTTCACAATAAATGGCAGGGTTTATGCTAAAATCACTGATGAAAACGGTATGGCTTCAATGGGTATTGGATTAGTTCCTAATGAATACAAAGTAAGTGCAGTATTTAACGGAACTGATGATTATGATATGGCAACTGCTGATGCTACTGTATTAGTTAAAAGCACAATTTTAGGAAATGACACTACATTATACTTCCTTAATGGAACATCATATGTGGCTAAATTCTTAGACAGTGATGGAAATGCATTGGCAAATACTACTGTTAAATTTAATATTAATGGTGTGTTCTACACTCGTGTAACTGATGAAAACGGTATGGCTAGTTTAAATATTAGACTAGATCCTAATTCATATATTATTACTGCTTACAATCCAGAAACTGGTGAACAAAGAGCTAATGAGGTAACTGTTTTACCAAGAATCATTGCTGAGGATATCTCCATGAAGTATCTTGACGGCAGTTCATTTAACGCAACACTTG